One Helicoverpa zea isolate HzStark_Cry1AcR chromosome 20, ilHelZeax1.1, whole genome shotgun sequence genomic region harbors:
- the LOC124640049 gene encoding synaptotagmin-16 isoform X2 — protein sequence MLSLDKEEVECHYEEKNENAAAAKLDVELVETKLRETSLRETTLRETRIDEVVPKRTEYMHTLEAQSSVDSDVIAHNDTSLLCGESSSSQERGSLELTLLYDAPVRSMTVHILQARSLPQRSQGQILQSQVRVVLLPLKKQKYKSKIRNGENPQYMESFVFHKINPEDVHGLGLRIRIYGCERMRRQRLLGEAAVSFATLNLELENSLWMQLMPRQHHQPSLQVNKLPKLELNHSITGVLASPSSIATVTTPGAGGPGGEACSLARSDSASSCCSARSAPELLLGLQYNSTTGHLSVEVIKGTHFRKLSPNKAPDTYVKLCLISSLGMEMGRCKSTTRRAQSNPLYKELFIFQVALFQLTEVTLMVSVWWRRSVKRNEMVGWFSLGHSPSGREEERHWQELCERQGEQVQRWHVLLDS from the exons GATAAGGAGGAGGTGGAATGCCACTACGAAGAGAAGAACGAGAACGCGGCAGCCGCGAAGCTCGACGTTGAACTAGTAGAGACCAAGCTGAGAGAAACCAGTCTTCGGGAGACCACGCTCCGAGAGACCAGGATCGATGAAGTGGTGCCGAAGAGGACTGAGTATATGCATACGTTGGAGGCTCAGAGCAGTGTTGATAGCGATGTTATTGCTCATAAT GACACGTCCCTCCTCTGTGGCGAGAGCAGCAGTTCTCAAGAGCGGGGCTCGCTAGAGCTGACGTTGCTGTACGATGCACCGGTGCGCAGCATGACGGTGCACATACTGCAGGCCAGGTCCTTGCCGCAGAGGAGCCAAGGACAGATATTGCAGAGCCAG GTTCGCGTAGTGCTTTTGCCATTGAAAAAGCAGAAATACAAATCGAAAATACGAAATGGCGAAAATCCACAATATATGGAGAGCTTcgtgtttcataaaattaatccAG AGGATGTCCACGGCCTCGGTCTTCGCATACGTATCTACGGGTGCGAGCGCATGCGTCGTCAGCGTCTATTGGGCGAGGCAGCCGTCAGCTTCGCGACCCTCAACCTGGAGCTGGAGAACAGCTTGTGGATGCAGCTGATGCCCAGGCAACATCATCAGCCTAGCTTGCAGGTTAATAAG CTCCCAAAACTCGAGCTGAACCACTCGATAACCGGCGTCCTAGCCAGCCCTTCATCCATAGCGACGGTAACCACGCCCGGGGCAGGCGGGCCCGGGGGCGAAGCCTGTAGCCTGGCGCGGTCAGACTCCGCGTCTTCGTGCTGCAGTGCTAGGTCAGCTCCAGAGCTGTTGTTGGGCCTGCAGTATAATTCTACTACGGGACATCTTTCTGTGGAG GTAATCAAAGGCACCCACTTCCGCAAGCTGTCCCCCAACAAGGCGCCGGACACGTACGTGAAGCTGTGCCTCATCAGCTCGCTGGGCATGGAGATGGGGCGCTGCAAGTCCACCACGCGCCGCGCGCAGTCCAACCCGCTGTACAAAGAGCTGTTTATATTCCAG GTAGCTCTATTCCAACTGACGGAGGTGACCCTGATGGTGTCAGTATGGTGGCGGCGCAGCGTGAAGCGCAACGAGATGGTGGGCTGGTTCTCGCTGGGGCACAGCCCCTCCGGCCGCGAGGAGGAGCGACACTGGCAGGAGCTGTGCGAGCGACAGGGGGAACAG GTGCAGCGCTGGCACGTGCTGCTGGACTCCTGA